From Candidatus Pedobacter colombiensis, one genomic window encodes:
- a CDS encoding DUF5008 domain-containing protein: MMNTKKWCFLCIILFAGLSSCKKSSDLKVDPYAGGKEPLGIRFSNALPKPASGISGADVVYQITGLLPYKDKIKCYLNETEATVTEITDKTIKLKVPEGASSGGVTIVIDGQIFFGPEFTVTGKAGIDPTFKTVIGTNGIINQIMPLNNGNMMLIGSFTDYEKSTSKKVPISGIVLTSPDGQYIPTAAFGAGAGGSLTSMVKLTNGQYMVGGAFSTFNKRKSIGNITRLNANGSLDSTIVEVVNLTPLQPKNSFDTVAAFNGALMGQVSKVFSYNNKVIVVGGFNSYYEHFYERSTRDTKVLGFIRMESLLRMEASGGLDSTYNYNKATKSSYERPNGFFYDAIMQSDGKVIVVGSFTKFQGKAANYIARVDNNGIIDPGFQVGAGADGLISSIRYNATTGKYLLCGSFKTFNGKPANGVVMMNSNGTVDESFSLGKLEGGSIGFAAQLSDGKILVSGSFNKYNNVIRQGFMILNANGTLAEGYNNTGMFQGVVSDIYETTSPLGFPAVVIVGYISKFDNKAAGNIVRLVLRP; this comes from the coding sequence ATGATGAATACTAAAAAGTGGTGTTTCTTGTGCATTATACTGTTTGCCGGACTTTCGTCCTGCAAGAAAAGCAGCGATCTGAAAGTTGATCCTTATGCAGGAGGAAAGGAGCCATTAGGCATTCGTTTTTCCAATGCCCTGCCTAAGCCAGCTTCGGGTATCAGCGGTGCTGATGTGGTGTATCAGATCACCGGCTTACTGCCTTATAAAGATAAAATTAAGTGCTACCTGAATGAAACAGAAGCAACGGTAACCGAGATTACGGATAAAACCATTAAGCTGAAGGTTCCTGAGGGGGCTAGTTCCGGTGGGGTTACCATTGTTATTGACGGGCAGATTTTCTTTGGTCCCGAATTTACTGTTACAGGCAAAGCCGGGATTGATCCTACTTTCAAAACTGTGATTGGCACAAACGGGATTATCAATCAAATTATGCCACTTAATAATGGCAATATGATGCTGATTGGCTCATTTACGGATTATGAAAAAAGCACATCCAAAAAGGTCCCTATTAGTGGCATTGTGCTTACCTCTCCTGATGGGCAGTATATCCCTACTGCGGCTTTTGGCGCAGGGGCCGGCGGGAGTTTAACCTCTATGGTTAAGTTAACCAATGGGCAGTATATGGTAGGTGGTGCATTCAGTACTTTCAATAAACGGAAAAGTATTGGAAACATTACCCGGTTAAACGCCAATGGTTCATTAGACTCGACAATTGTAGAGGTTGTTAACTTAACTCCATTACAGCCTAAAAATAGCTTTGATACTGTTGCGGCATTTAATGGAGCCTTAATGGGGCAGGTGAGTAAGGTATTTAGCTATAATAATAAGGTGATTGTGGTAGGCGGTTTCAATAGTTATTACGAGCATTTTTATGAGCGTTCAACCCGCGATACCAAAGTGTTAGGATTTATACGAATGGAAAGCTTATTGCGTATGGAGGCAAGTGGGGGGCTGGATTCAACCTATAATTATAATAAAGCAACCAAATCCAGTTATGAGCGACCAAATGGTTTTTTCTATGATGCTATTATGCAGAGTGATGGTAAAGTTATTGTTGTGGGGAGTTTTACAAAATTTCAGGGAAAGGCTGCAAATTATATTGCAAGGGTGGATAATAACGGTATAATCGATCCTGGCTTTCAGGTTGGGGCTGGTGCAGATGGCTTAATTAGCTCCATTCGTTACAATGCAACTACGGGCAAGTACCTGCTTTGCGGTTCATTTAAAACCTTCAACGGAAAACCGGCTAATGGGGTAGTGATGATGAATAGTAATGGTACGGTTGATGAATCCTTTAGTCTGGGTAAGCTGGAAGGTGGAAGCATTGGTTTTGCAGCACAGTTATCGGACGGAAAGATTCTGGTTAGTGGCTCTTTCAATAAATATAACAACGTGATCAGGCAAGGGTTCATGATCCTGAATGCCAATGGTACTCTGGCAGAAGGTTATAACAATACAGGCATGTTCCAGGGAGTTGTAAGCGATATTTATGAAACCACTTCACCACTGGGTTTCCCGGCTGTAGTGATCGTTGGGTACATTTCCAAGTTCGACAATAAAGCAGCAGGCAATATAGTAAGGCTCGTTTTACGCCCATAA
- a CDS encoding M60 family metallopeptidase translates to MMKQTTLFKSIGMLLLLGAMMSCTKNYGIQYPEGTTDNNHPKDTVELVLDTSMFKVDKSQFNAARVFPGMVGIEEPRLKDYKVTMDLDYIQVKSSDLRISVAPQGWFSTGTYAPPGELITIKVPNDTYGLAVQIGAHDDNLTGQSPLQRAPLIFTRVQLFPGINYVRNPYGGSIFIIPSRSLGRKVDLVFSGAVKSPDFVLGETTDAEWKAMIAKTTVPWFELRSKRIIFTLPTNKLAKFPIESPTALMTAWDDEILKSYWEWYGLSETTSDVRNRNPTLPWRIVHDIQPSVGAQHSGYPVVAMANDNYFKQAVTLSLVVGSNWGTYHELGHNMQMGSTWSWPDLGEVSNNLFSLKVTNRHGYKHSNIFRAMPATIAFASTANPTNAKKFTDASGDARMGMFIQIFERYGYDFMTYLCTSARMARFGAGNDQDKKDFFYERLSEWTKKDMEPFMKQWGLYVSSVSKNKIAAQFPLLTEQVWLFDPSK, encoded by the coding sequence ATGATGAAACAGACAACACTTTTTAAAAGCATTGGGATGTTACTCCTTTTGGGTGCAATGATGAGCTGTACCAAAAACTATGGTATTCAGTATCCTGAAGGAACAACTGATAACAATCACCCGAAAGATACGGTAGAGCTGGTATTAGATACCTCGATGTTTAAAGTCGACAAGTCTCAGTTCAATGCCGCAAGGGTTTTTCCGGGGATGGTAGGTATTGAAGAACCAAGGCTTAAGGATTATAAGGTAACAATGGATTTGGATTATATTCAGGTTAAATCCAGTGATCTTAGGATCAGTGTGGCCCCTCAGGGTTGGTTTAGCACGGGTACTTATGCGCCTCCGGGAGAATTGATTACGATTAAAGTTCCTAATGATACTTATGGCTTAGCTGTTCAGATTGGTGCACATGATGATAATCTGACCGGTCAGTCTCCCTTACAGCGTGCGCCTCTTATTTTTACCCGCGTACAGTTGTTTCCGGGCATAAATTATGTTCGTAACCCATATGGAGGAAGTATCTTTATTATTCCCAGCAGATCGCTTGGTCGCAAGGTAGATCTGGTATTTAGTGGAGCGGTTAAATCGCCGGATTTTGTACTTGGTGAAACTACTGATGCGGAATGGAAGGCCATGATTGCTAAAACTACGGTGCCATGGTTTGAGCTGCGCAGTAAGCGGATCATTTTTACCCTGCCAACCAATAAACTGGCTAAATTTCCAATTGAAAGCCCAACAGCATTAATGACCGCCTGGGATGATGAGATCTTGAAAAGCTATTGGGAATGGTATGGTTTGTCGGAAACCACCAGCGATGTGAGGAATAGAAATCCTACACTACCATGGCGTATTGTACACGATATTCAACCAAGTGTAGGTGCTCAGCATTCCGGATATCCGGTGGTTGCCATGGCAAATGACAATTATTTTAAGCAGGCAGTTACCCTAAGCCTTGTTGTTGGCTCTAACTGGGGTACCTATCATGAACTTGGCCACAACATGCAAATGGGCTCAACATGGAGTTGGCCTGATCTGGGTGAGGTGTCTAATAACCTATTCTCTTTAAAGGTCACCAACAGGCATGGTTATAAACACAGTAACATTTTTCGTGCTATGCCGGCAACAATAGCTTTTGCTTCTACAGCTAATCCGACCAATGCCAAGAAATTTACTGATGCTTCAGGCGATGCCCGGATGGGGATGTTCATCCAGATCTTTGAAAGATATGGATACGATTTTATGACTTACCTGTGTACATCAGCACGTATGGCAAGGTTTGGTGCGGGAAATGATCAGGATAAAAAGGATTTCTTTTACGAGCGGCTTTCTGAGTGGACTAAAAAAGACATGGAGCCCTTCATGAAACAATGGGGGCTGTATGTTAGTTCCGTTTCCAAAAATAAGATTGCAGCACAGTTTCCATTGTTAACCGAACAGGTTTGGTTGTTCGATCCAAGTAAATAA
- a CDS encoding DUF4983 domain-containing protein, with amino-acid sequence MTTNRLYQKHSWGLDLSLIALVLFTIVSCNKDFDHKLDLSEKGQEQQGNRIPKVLYIIVDGARGAAINTIQAPTLTEISENAMQTFSGVSDANGLASTSWADMLTGVNKAKHKVTQADFKGNNLVNYPMFFKQIKQNNANLRTAAFSATPAFSQNLVSNADVNQNFNNDDFAVKTALVAELKNEQASVVLAEFNGVERAGLQYGYAASIPQYSTAVLTVDSYIGEAMNTLRQRPNYEKENWLVIVASNRGGNLNVPPGQNDGTLFSNPLLNSFVILYNPRFSYQYYAKPNTTELPYEGKAVPLANDSTANIPADKAAKYNFGTTGDFTVEFKIKVLRLATGTSNAPILFKTSSPANSTTGWWVIHSGVNGNWRLGGLPASVMVANQPTLNVGEWYTLGFKIYTESGKRWVMIYQDGVKAYANPVDITNRNVNNNEELVAGYRSGYGNSAKQLITEIKIFNVAIPDNVILAYACKGAISPTHPYYNNLIGYWPATDGSSGTLQDKSPFKNDFILKNKYDWMAFSDYSPKLCVDLPDDIYTQIPNGIDIPRVIYGWMNIKILNMGLDGKTWIPIYNDVKP; translated from the coding sequence ATGACAACAAATCGACTATATCAAAAACATTCATGGGGATTGGACCTGTCGCTGATCGCTTTGGTTCTCTTTACCATAGTATCCTGTAATAAAGACTTTGATCATAAGCTGGATCTTTCTGAGAAAGGGCAGGAGCAGCAAGGTAACAGGATACCAAAAGTATTGTACATCATTGTTGATGGTGCACGTGGTGCGGCAATTAATACCATTCAGGCACCTACATTAACCGAGATCAGTGAAAATGCGATGCAAACCTTTAGTGGCGTAAGTGATGCTAATGGGCTCGCTTCAACAAGCTGGGCCGATATGCTCACCGGGGTAAACAAAGCTAAACATAAAGTAACACAGGCTGATTTTAAAGGGAATAACCTGGTAAATTATCCTATGTTCTTTAAACAGATCAAACAGAATAATGCAAATCTTCGTACAGCTGCATTTTCTGCTACACCTGCATTTAGCCAAAATCTGGTTAGCAATGCGGATGTAAACCAAAACTTCAATAATGATGATTTTGCGGTAAAAACAGCACTCGTTGCCGAATTAAAAAATGAACAGGCCAGCGTAGTATTGGCCGAGTTTAATGGGGTGGAGCGTGCCGGGTTGCAATACGGATATGCAGCGAGCATCCCACAATACAGCACTGCGGTGTTGACCGTTGATTCCTACATTGGTGAGGCGATGAATACCTTAAGACAACGTCCGAATTATGAGAAAGAAAACTGGTTGGTTATTGTGGCTTCAAATCGTGGCGGTAACTTAAACGTGCCTCCTGGACAGAATGATGGGACTTTATTTAGCAATCCTTTGTTAAATAGCTTTGTTATCCTGTATAACCCTCGTTTTTCATACCAATATTATGCTAAGCCAAATACAACAGAACTACCTTACGAAGGAAAGGCTGTGCCATTGGCAAATGATTCTACCGCAAATATTCCTGCTGATAAAGCTGCTAAATACAATTTTGGGACAACAGGTGACTTTACAGTTGAATTTAAAATTAAAGTACTAAGGTTGGCTACCGGGACAAGTAATGCCCCAATCCTATTTAAAACAAGTAGTCCGGCAAACTCTACTACTGGGTGGTGGGTTATTCATTCCGGTGTTAACGGGAACTGGAGGTTAGGTGGTTTACCTGCATCAGTGATGGTGGCCAATCAACCGACCCTTAACGTTGGTGAATGGTATACTTTAGGATTTAAAATTTATACCGAAAGTGGAAAAAGATGGGTGATGATTTATCAGGATGGAGTAAAAGCTTATGCAAATCCCGTAGACATTACCAATAGGAATGTAAACAACAATGAAGAATTGGTAGCCGGATATAGATCTGGTTATGGGAACTCGGCAAAACAACTTATTACCGAGATCAAAATCTTTAATGTAGCCATACCGGACAATGTGATTCTTGCTTATGCTTGTAAAGGGGCAATCAGTCCTACTCATCCTTACTATAATAACTTAATAGGCTACTGGCCAGCAACGGATGGATCGAGTGGCACTTTACAGGATAAAAGCCCTTTTAAAAATGATTTTATTTTAAAAAATAAATATGACTGGATGGCATTCAGTGATTATTCACCAAAATTATGTGTGGACCTACCTGATGATATTTATACCCAGATTCCAAATGGGATTGACATCCCTAGGGTAATCTATGGATGGATGAATATTAAAATCCTAAACATGGGACTGGATGGCAAAACCTGGATACCTATTTATAATGATGTTAAACCTTAA
- a CDS encoding SusC/RagA family TonB-linked outer membrane protein, with product MKYLSKFLLLLTLVVTSGTRVYAQKMVTVKGIVFEKSTNLGLPGVNIAMGTPLKSVGSTAGNGSFLVTVPENTELTFSYIGFKVQKLKANDKQTMRIVLQESTNTLEDKVVIVGYSAKTKEVSTGAITTISGKALQDVPVANVVELLQGKVAGLNIQNNTGSPGARGSIFVRGLSSIDIQGSGSDAFLTPTSPLFVIDGVPLDANSNYEYGFSQGGPGISPLSLIPPEDIEEVSVLKDAQATSLYGSQGAYGVILITTKRGKSKTPIIQYTTNFFVNTPPKLKEVIGGKTERDMRLWQIYNYGKGLYDGRQLIDNTPFLADSLNAFYNNSTDWQSIFYRTTFNQTHNINASGGDQKFNYKVNVGYYNENGIVENTGLTRYSLGMNVLYQPNEKFRLFTNVSTALGISKKGSGNGVQQSGVASGSSASSLLPPPSLFSGAGDATGVMIVDNNNKSGNIKTNLEARYQFIKSLALTSTVNYDYNTGTEDTFKPAILNNNKSSLYTYNDRRSTLYNRNMINYTETFNNFHNVNFFVFNEMYIRSYQAQVINQMRTPNDQYQGPGGFNASDSKGGILNSYADSRSAAIAASFSYNFDKKYVIDLSYRLDGLSSSGPDVPWSKNPSVAVKWNFNKEKWFEKIKWVDYGAIRTSWGKNIVPAGTVFDAFGAYNYSGSYNGSQAIGLGFKQLPNTLLTPTVTTQFNTGVELGLLDGKYQLTFDTYYKMVDNQLRTKALADHNAFESIKTNEVSLVNYGYELSLTIRPLAKESKVNWTVSFNGAINKDVLTRLPDGVRSIMITDDNTKQNILYRLGRNSLSNVLYNTKGVYATTDDVAVDPVTGMRYRTTDGKNTTFFQGGDPHWADINGDYILDERDLVIAGNSFPQVTGGISSFFSYKNYSMNLNMSYTFKRDILNNALAERFQNFADPVKQNNLVPLDKYDYWRTTGSNAMYPNPYDYTRYDIYKPFRFDQTLFQEDGSYLKINTLTLAYTFDRKFSERLGITSMRIYCTGNNLYTFTNYSGPDPENVTDLGRDNSKGYPSRRSYSLGLNVQF from the coding sequence ATGAAGTACCTTTCTAAATTTTTACTGCTCCTTACGCTGGTGGTTACTTCCGGAACCAGGGTGTATGCACAAAAGATGGTAACCGTAAAAGGTATTGTATTTGAGAAATCAACTAATCTGGGATTACCAGGAGTAAATATCGCTATGGGTACGCCCCTTAAATCGGTAGGCTCTACCGCTGGTAACGGATCGTTTTTGGTTACTGTACCCGAAAACACAGAGCTTACCTTTAGCTATATCGGATTTAAGGTACAAAAACTAAAAGCAAACGATAAACAAACCATGCGTATCGTGCTTCAGGAGTCAACCAACACCCTCGAAGATAAAGTTGTAATTGTAGGATATTCTGCAAAAACCAAAGAGGTCTCTACCGGAGCAATCACTACCATTAGTGGCAAGGCACTTCAGGATGTTCCTGTAGCCAACGTGGTGGAATTGTTGCAAGGTAAAGTAGCCGGTTTAAATATCCAGAACAATACCGGTAGCCCTGGTGCCCGCGGATCGATCTTTGTACGTGGTTTATCCAGTATAGATATACAAGGGTCTGGTAGTGATGCCTTCTTAACACCAACTTCTCCCTTGTTTGTAATTGATGGGGTGCCTTTAGATGCCAACTCCAATTACGAATATGGTTTTTCACAAGGTGGTCCCGGGATCAGCCCTCTTTCATTGATTCCACCAGAGGACATTGAAGAAGTTTCGGTGTTAAAAGATGCACAGGCAACTTCCTTATATGGATCTCAGGGCGCTTATGGAGTAATTTTAATTACGACCAAAAGAGGGAAGTCTAAAACCCCGATCATCCAGTATACCACCAATTTCTTTGTCAATACTCCACCAAAACTGAAAGAGGTAATTGGGGGAAAAACGGAACGTGATATGCGTTTGTGGCAGATCTACAATTATGGAAAGGGGTTATATGATGGCAGACAACTGATCGATAACACGCCCTTTTTAGCGGATAGCTTAAATGCGTTCTACAACAACTCAACCGACTGGCAAAGCATTTTCTACAGAACTACCTTTAACCAGACGCACAATATCAATGCATCAGGAGGTGATCAGAAATTCAACTATAAAGTGAATGTGGGTTATTACAATGAAAATGGTATTGTCGAAAATACAGGCTTAACCAGATACTCATTGGGGATGAACGTATTGTATCAGCCAAACGAGAAGTTTCGCTTATTTACGAACGTATCCACAGCATTGGGTATCAGTAAAAAGGGGAGTGGTAATGGTGTGCAGCAAAGTGGTGTGGCCAGTGGAAGTTCGGCATCATCACTCTTACCACCACCTTCCTTATTTAGTGGGGCGGGAGATGCAACCGGAGTAATGATTGTAGACAACAACAACAAGTCCGGGAACATAAAAACCAATCTTGAGGCCAGGTATCAGTTTATTAAGTCTTTGGCGTTGACCAGTACGGTAAATTATGATTACAACACAGGTACGGAAGACACTTTTAAACCGGCGATTTTAAATAATAACAAATCGAGCCTTTATACTTATAACGATCGCAGAAGTACGCTGTACAATAGGAACATGATCAACTACACGGAAACATTTAATAATTTCCATAACGTAAACTTCTTTGTTTTCAACGAGATGTATATCCGAAGTTATCAGGCGCAGGTGATTAATCAAATGCGTACACCAAATGATCAGTATCAGGGGCCAGGAGGTTTCAACGCTTCGGATTCTAAGGGTGGTATTTTAAACAGTTATGCAGATTCAAGATCAGCAGCAATAGCAGCTTCATTCTCTTACAATTTTGATAAAAAATATGTAATAGATCTTTCTTATCGTCTGGATGGTTTATCGAGCAGTGGCCCTGATGTACCGTGGTCTAAAAACCCGTCTGTAGCTGTAAAGTGGAACTTCAACAAGGAAAAATGGTTTGAGAAAATAAAATGGGTTGATTATGGTGCAATACGTACCAGCTGGGGTAAAAATATTGTCCCGGCGGGTACCGTATTTGATGCTTTTGGTGCCTATAATTATAGCGGATCTTATAATGGATCTCAAGCTATTGGCCTCGGTTTTAAACAATTGCCGAATACGTTGTTAACCCCAACAGTTACCACTCAGTTTAATACAGGGGTAGAATTGGGCTTGTTGGATGGAAAGTACCAACTGACTTTTGACACCTATTATAAAATGGTTGATAACCAGCTAAGAACTAAAGCATTGGCAGATCACAATGCTTTTGAGAGCATTAAGACCAATGAAGTTAGTTTGGTTAATTATGGTTATGAGTTGTCATTAACCATTCGCCCCCTGGCTAAGGAAAGTAAGGTGAACTGGACGGTTTCATTCAATGGAGCGATCAACAAGGATGTATTAACCAGGCTACCTGATGGCGTGCGCTCTATTATGATTACGGATGACAACACCAAGCAAAATATTCTTTATCGTTTGGGTAGAAACAGCTTGTCGAACGTACTTTATAATACTAAAGGCGTGTATGCGACCACAGATGATGTAGCTGTCGATCCGGTTACCGGGATGCGCTACCGCACTACCGACGGAAAGAATACTACTTTTTTCCAGGGAGGAGATCCCCACTGGGCGGATATTAATGGAGATTATATTCTTGACGAACGAGACCTGGTTATTGCAGGTAATTCTTTTCCACAAGTTACCGGAGGGATCAGCTCATTCTTCTCCTATAAGAACTATTCTATGAACCTAAATATGTCTTATACTTTTAAAAGAGACATCTTAAACAACGCCTTAGCGGAACGATTCCAGAATTTTGCTGACCCGGTTAAGCAAAACAACCTGGTTCCTTTAGATAAATATGATTATTGGAGGACTACAGGAAGCAACGCCATGTATCCAAATCCTTATGATTATACCCGCTATGACATCTATAAACCATTTCGTTTCGACCAGACTTTGTTTCAGGAAGATGGGTCTTATCTGAAGATCAATACGCTGACACTAGCCTATACTTTTGACAGGAAATTCTCAGAGCGCTTAGGTATTACCTCTATGAGGATCTATTGTACAGGGAACAACCTGTATACTTTCACAAATTACTCGGGGCCTGATCCTGAAAACGTGACTGATCTGGGGCGCGATAACTCCAAAGGTTATCCAAGCAGACGCAGCTACTCACTTGGTTTAAATGTACAGTTCTAA
- a CDS encoding fasciclin domain-containing protein, which yields MYKNINRITGLIVLIVAVLCFAIGCKKDAHYLDTGITNAKFDGNMMQYLESKPLHFDTLAQVIKLAGMEDVFKNENITFFAPPDPTIGASIKQLNFYLYYTGKDTVKTLSDIKPKVWKELLSMYVFKGTSRLKDFRQVDTAALDTYSGQGYLAYNNKPMNIGVLYHDAVNGPKENQVTIKYAGYRQLMISYIPDLSKPKSFWVNALVSSSDINPTNGIVHALKFTNHYFGFSSYKFITLATENGIGN from the coding sequence ATGTATAAAAATATAAATCGCATTACCGGACTGATAGTACTAATAGTAGCCGTACTATGCTTTGCAATTGGTTGTAAAAAGGATGCACATTATTTAGACACCGGAATAACCAATGCAAAGTTTGATGGCAATATGATGCAGTATTTAGAATCAAAGCCATTGCACTTTGATACGCTTGCTCAGGTGATTAAACTAGCTGGAATGGAAGATGTGTTTAAAAACGAAAATATTACTTTTTTTGCACCTCCTGACCCTACGATTGGCGCTAGCATTAAGCAGCTTAACTTCTATCTTTATTATACAGGTAAGGATACGGTAAAAACACTTTCTGACATTAAACCGAAGGTATGGAAAGAGCTATTATCCATGTATGTCTTTAAAGGAACCAGTCGCTTAAAGGATTTCAGACAAGTGGATACTGCAGCACTGGATACCTATTCGGGTCAGGGTTATCTTGCCTATAACAATAAGCCGATGAACATTGGTGTACTGTATCACGATGCGGTAAATGGCCCCAAAGAAAACCAGGTTACCATCAAGTATGCTGGCTACCGTCAGCTCATGATTTCCTATATCCCCGATCTTTCGAAACCTAAAAGTTTTTGGGTAAATGCCCTGGTGTCTTCTTCAGACATCAACCCAACAAATGGAATTGTTCATGCGCTCAAATTCACCAATCATTATTTCGGGTTCAGTTCCTACAAATTCATAACGTTAGCGACTGAAAATGGTATCGGAAATTAA
- a CDS encoding RagB/SusD family nutrient uptake outer membrane protein, with amino-acid sequence MMKRILYIIPLLVLLIANPGCKKFLNVEPVTSLSGNNYWKTAKDAEDFTKDVYRLFRAATMSNILLATGDFRNGPTKAGGTFPKRYDFDYMAINDIKKTLAADASRTRPGYNAELEWYQQRARYDMIPDWTPFYKVVQSANILYKELDRIDDPSFSDKMKKQYRAEAVFMRCMAYFFLVRLYGDVPYYTNAYNQVPLGRTPLVTVFKNCIEDLKKVREDLPWTYKDPANRAVRAMRGSADALMMHMNMWCAGFDPNNAMSYYKAVDALGLDIENIGMAEQGAYALLPIEQTYLVMFGRSQEGLFEIQLSSNYGEVSVDRRHKFSNSVAHLPFLTSTDRSLSELAYRSSYMKMIYPEGGTDRRKDIWFDLADIYDESGKAIIYKFFNRAAPTQGDDDNPIIFRLADVILLHAEALAELGGEDGRAQDLLNIIRRRAGADPFPANPGEGKLKDAIYWERCKELMGEGHYYYDLVRTKKIMDPKFSYRPMSYSAFIAGAWTWPIASKALINNPYMVLNNYWQ; translated from the coding sequence ATGATGAAAAGGATCTTATATATTATTCCCTTACTGGTGCTGCTGATTGCAAACCCAGGCTGTAAAAAGTTTTTAAATGTCGAACCGGTAACCAGTCTTTCAGGTAACAATTACTGGAAAACGGCAAAAGATGCCGAAGATTTTACCAAAGATGTGTACAGGTTGTTCCGTGCAGCAACGATGTCTAACATCCTGCTGGCTACAGGCGATTTTCGCAATGGTCCGACTAAGGCCGGTGGAACCTTCCCTAAACGGTATGACTTCGATTATATGGCAATTAATGATATCAAGAAAACGCTGGCTGCAGATGCCTCACGTACCAGACCCGGTTATAATGCCGAATTGGAATGGTATCAGCAACGTGCACGTTACGATATGATTCCAGATTGGACCCCATTTTATAAAGTGGTGCAATCTGCCAATATTCTTTACAAGGAGTTGGACCGCATTGACGACCCTTCTTTTAGTGATAAGATGAAAAAGCAGTACCGCGCCGAAGCTGTATTTATGCGTTGCATGGCTTATTTCTTTTTGGTTCGGTTATATGGTGATGTGCCTTATTACACCAATGCCTATAACCAGGTTCCTTTGGGGCGTACACCTCTGGTTACGGTATTTAAAAACTGTATAGAAGATTTAAAAAAGGTAAGAGAGGATCTGCCGTGGACCTATAAAGATCCAGCAAACCGTGCCGTAAGAGCAATGCGTGGTAGTGCTGATGCTTTGATGATGCACATGAACATGTGGTGTGCCGGCTTTGATCCAAACAATGCAATGTCCTATTATAAAGCTGTAGATGCACTGGGTCTTGATATTGAAAACATAGGCATGGCCGAGCAAGGGGCTTATGCATTATTGCCTATCGAACAAACTTATCTGGTGATGTTCGGACGTTCCCAGGAGGGCTTATTCGAAATTCAACTGAGCAGTAACTATGGTGAAGTAAGTGTAGATCGTAGACATAAGTTTTCCAATAGTGTAGCACATTTACCTTTCTTAACTTCTACAGATAGATCGCTTAGTGAGCTGGCATATCGCAGCAGCTATATGAAAATGATATACCCGGAAGGAGGAACTGATAGGCGTAAAGACATTTGGTTTGATCTGGCTGACATTTACGACGAAAGCGGAAAGGCCATTATCTATAAGTTTTTCAACCGTGCAGCACCTACACAAGGGGATGATGATAATCCAATTATCTTCCGTTTGGCTGATGTAATCCTGCTCCATGCAGAAGCATTGGCAGAGCTGGGAGGAGAAGATGGACGCGCACAGGATTTGTTAAATATCATCCGTAGAAGGGCTGGTGCCGATCCATTCCCTGCAAACCCGGGCGAAGGTAAACTTAAGGATGCCATCTATTGGGAACGCTGTAAGGAACTCATGGGTGAAGGACATTATTATTATGATCTCGTGCGTACTAAGAAAATAATGGATCCAAAATTCTCCTACCGTCCAATGTCTTACTCTGCATTTATTGCAGGTGCCTGGACTTGGCCAATAGCCAGTAAGGCGCTAATCAACAATCCGTATATGGTACTTAACAACTACTGGCAATAG